A window from Theobroma cacao cultivar B97-61/B2 chromosome 3, Criollo_cocoa_genome_V2, whole genome shotgun sequence encodes these proteins:
- the LOC108661225 gene encoding uncharacterized protein LOC108661225, whose translation MSRRGGSLDTSHSDSEGSLDSTARSKWHPDTGDSEGGPSRIPNNRIPLNLAEWVHNKESFESSQNFESESSSNILKTEIDFLLKQSEEYHREHTRKAIARGDIRLRKGVNVVRHFPPGCGRNAAPISDEERRRIQQAWIEEQRRKSQEEEDPLMCPDQDNEEPKDV comes from the coding sequence atgtctagaagaggTGGTAGTCTCGATACCTCTCATAGTGATAGCGAGGGATCTCTAGATTCTACGGCTAGAAGCAAATGGCACCCTGATACAGGTGATTCGGAAGGTGGTCCATCCCGAATTCCTAATAACAGAATTCCTCTGAACTTAGCAGAATGGGTTCATAATAAGGAAAGCTTTGAGAGTAGCcagaattttgaaagtgagagTAGCTCCAATATTCTGAAAACTGAAATAgatttccttttgaaacaATCCGAAGAGTACCATAGAGAACATACGAGGAAGGCAATTGCAAGGGGAGATATTCGTCTTAGGAAGGGGGTAAACGTTGTACGCCATTTTCCTCCTGGAtgtggaagaaatgctgcACCGATAAGTGATGAGGAACGTAGGAGAATACAACAAGCCTGGATTgaagaacaaaggagaaaatctcaGGAGGAAGAGGATCCATTGATGTGCCCGGATCAGGACAATGAGGAACCTAAAGATGTTTAA